Part of the Desulfovibrio litoralis DSM 11393 genome, ATCTTTTTTATGATACAGACCTTTTTGTCTCTAGTTTAAAAGGACATCTTGGACACACAATGGCCGCTAGTGGGGCAATAGAAATTTCTGCCTGTCTTGATATGTTGGAACGCCAGTGTCTTATTGCAACAAAAAATCTTGATCACCCTGAAAAGTCTTGCCAAACAACTAAGGTCAGATTATTACAACAAAACACCCCGCAAAAAGTTTCTTATATTATGAAAAACAGTTTTGCGTTAGGTGGTATTAATTGTTGTTTAATAATAAAGGAGTATCATGACTGATAATGATATTATAACACGGGCAAATACTGCATTGGCGGAAGAGTTTGAACTTGAGGTATCAAGTTTTGTTCCTGAAGCTCTTTTCAAAGAAGACTTGAATCTAGATAGCCTTGATGCCGTAGATATGGTTATTGCTTTGGAAAAAGAGTTTGGAGTCAAAATAGGAAAAGATCCACAACTTTCTTCTATCAGAACAGTCAATGATTTACATCAATACTTGCTTAAGAAAAAAGCTGAGTTGAGTTAAATTGTGCATCAATGAAAATATTATATAGTCTGCATTGTATAGTATTAACAGCGGTCTTGCATATCGGCTTATTGTTGCTTATTGCCCTTGCTCTAGTTTGGGGGCCTTTTGCTTATTGTTATTTTCGCTTTGCTTGTTCTTTTTCTGTCTCTAAATCTATACAACATATTATTTGGTGGCATGGAAAAACTTGGGCTTGGTTAGTACAACTATTTATTCCTGTTACCGTGATTAATAAAAATACGGATATGCCTGATTGTTGTATTGTCGCTCTAAATCACCAATCATTTTATGACCCATATTGCATAGCTTTTACCCCTATTCGCTCTCTAGTTTTTATTGTTGGAAATTGGCCGTTTAGTATTCCGATATACAATGTTTTTATGATTAAAGCAGGATATTTAAACAGCAGCAAGCTTTCTTCGGAAAATTTATTAAGTAGAGCAAAAAATTTGTTGGACGAAGGTACCAGCGTGGTTTGTTTCCCGGAAGGTACACGTAGCAAAGACGGAAAACTTGGGCGTTTTCACGGTGGCATTTTTCATTTGTCCGTTGCAACAATGAAGCCTATTGTTCCGATTTGTATAGATGGAACAGGGCGTTTGTTAAGAAAGGGGGCTTTTCTTTTACGTCCGACAAATATAACAATTACTATTTTGCCATCTGTTGACGCCACTGCTTTTTTACAGTATAATGAAAAAGCATACTATATGTTGCGTAAACATGTTAAGCTGTTAATAGAAAATGAATTACAAGCCAACCAAACAGAGAGGAATAAAAAATGAATCTTTCCAAATCTACTTTTACTTTATTAAGCGTTTTGATTTTATTGACTATAATGCTCACAACCGGTTGTCGCAGAAATGCACCCGTTATGAACTTTACTGACTCTAGTGTTGCGACACTTTCTGATAATAAGTCTTTGGAAAAGGTTGGAAAGGCTATAGTTGCCGGTGCTAGTGGTCTTGGTTGGCAAACCTCAAAAACAACTCCGGGTGTTATTACCGCCACTTTATATATTCGTAACCATGTCGCAGTTGTTGAAATTCCTTATACCGCACATTCTTTCTCTATTGTTTATAAATCTAGCACGAACTTGCAATATAAAGATGGAACAATTCACCCACAATACAACAATTGGGTGCGTAATTTGCATAATGCAATTATGTCTGAAATGGCAAGAATATAAAGTAATTATTGCACTATTTTAGTAGTGTTTTTTGATACTAACAACAATGATAACTTTACCCGTTCAAGCTGTGCAAGTTTTACCGCATCGTAATTCTATGTGCTGTATAGATACTCTTGTTGCTTGTGATGAGAATAGTGCTACTGCTTTGGTTTGTCTTAATGATGATTTTATTTTTATAGAAGGAAAACATCTTAACCCGGCGGCTTATATTGAGTTAGCGGCTCAAACTGCCGGTGCGATGATGGGTTTTTTGGCACAGGCTCAAGGGCGTTCACCTTTAGAAGGCTTTTTGGTGGGAGTGCAAAATTTTACTATTCATCATATTGCTTCCGTTAATGATATTCTCACGATAAAGGTTTTAATTAATTCTGTTTTTGAACAGATAACAGTATTAGAATTTCAAATATACAAAGATAATATCTTGTGTGCTGAAGGTAATATTAAAGTATATTTGCCTAATACATCTCAGTAGGCTATGCTGATGCGTTCTTTTTTAATTTTATTATGTCTGTTGTTTTTTTCACCATTTTCTTGTTATGCTGGTTCTCCGCTTGAACAAGCTGAGTTGACAAAGCTTTTAAAAGCACATTCGCCACAAGTACAATCATTTTCTTGTGATTTTACTCAAACTACTTCTGTTCCCTTGCTTGAAAATGCAATTGTTTCAAAAGGGCATTTGTTTTTCTTGGCTCCAAATTCCATAAAATGGGAGTATACCTTTCCTTTTAAAGAAGGTTTTGTTTTACACAATGGTATTATAAACAGATGGACTGAAGACAAACCAACGCCACAAAGTTCTGTTGCTTCTAAAGATGTTTTAGGGAGTTTTCTCGGAGAACAGTTTATTATGTGGGTGCAATTTGATGTATCTCGAATTTTGGCAGATTATTCCGTAATTCTGATAAGCGAAAAACCCTTAACACTTGAACTTGTTCCGACAAATCCACAAATAGGAGAAGTTGTTAAATCGCTAACAATTTCTTTTGTCTTAAACGGTCTTGCCTCTAATGTTTTACTAAAAGAAAAAAACGGAGGAGAAACACGTTTGGAATTTTTTAACCACGAGCTAAACAATTCTCTTGTGAACAAGGTTTTTCAGTAGTGTTTAGACTTCTGGTCGGTGAAATATATCAACGCTGCATACCTTTTCGCAGGCTTCTTTTGAGTTTTTCAGGAATCGTTTTTATACTATCTTGTTTTGTCTCATCATTTTTGTTGGTAAAAGAAGATATTCTGGTGCTTCTACCTAATTCTCCGCCTGAACTTGCCAAACAGTTTTCTTTGTTAAGATCAGCACCATTTATGCGATATACGGTTATTACGGTCAGTAACGGTGATAATGACCCTGTTCCAATAATGAAAGAACTTGAAGAAAAACTTGATAGTTCAGGCATCATTGTCTTAAAAAATAATACCCAGTCTATTAGCAACAAAACAATTATTTCTGCTCTTCGGTATATACCGTCATTATTACCGGAAAGAGTGTATCCGGACGAAATATCTCAATTGATTTTTGAAAAATCAGACCTTACTT contains:
- a CDS encoding acyl carrier protein: MTDNDIITRANTALAEEFELEVSSFVPEALFKEDLNLDSLDAVDMVIALEKEFGVKIGKDPQLSSIRTVNDLHQYLLKKKAELS
- a CDS encoding outer membrane lipoprotein carrier protein LolA, whose translation is MRSFLILLCLLFFSPFSCYAGSPLEQAELTKLLKAHSPQVQSFSCDFTQTTSVPLLENAIVSKGHLFFLAPNSIKWEYTFPFKEGFVLHNGIINRWTEDKPTPQSSVASKDVLGSFLGEQFIMWVQFDVSRILADYSVILISEKPLTLELVPTNPQIGEVVKSLTISFVLNGLASNVLLKEKNGGETRLEFFNHELNNSLVNKVFQ
- a CDS encoding lysophospholipid acyltransferase family protein, translating into MKILYSLHCIVLTAVLHIGLLLLIALALVWGPFAYCYFRFACSFSVSKSIQHIIWWHGKTWAWLVQLFIPVTVINKNTDMPDCCIVALNHQSFYDPYCIAFTPIRSLVFIVGNWPFSIPIYNVFMIKAGYLNSSKLSSENLLSRAKNLLDEGTSVVCFPEGTRSKDGKLGRFHGGIFHLSVATMKPIVPICIDGTGRLLRKGAFLLRPTNITITILPSVDATAFLQYNEKAYYMLRKHVKLLIENELQANQTERNKK